Proteins encoded within one genomic window of Haladaptatus sp. QDMS2:
- a CDS encoding ABC transporter ATP-binding protein yields the protein MSESASEFETTVATGQTLVEVNNLKTYYESSGLLGGNPVKAVDGVNFEIKKGETLGLVGESGCGKTTLGRTLVRLEKATSGEVKYKGTDITKLSGDDLKNWRRNAQIVFQDPESSLNDRMTVGEIIREPLDVHGIGTPRDRRDKVRNLLETVGLREEHYYRYPHQFSGGQRQRIGIARALALEPEFVVLDEPVSALDVSVQAKILNLLEDLQEEFGLTYLFIAHDLSVVRHICDRTAVMYLGHIMEIGDTEELFNDPANPYTLSLLSAIPDPDPTVERQRITLRGTPPSPRDPPKGCPFSTRCPTKIRPPKYQDLDDDIWDGVELLREIVRERTRADKSIGERAREILGMETRFSNIEEINREVFGDLTVPAQIREHLDEAEELVANGNEKEAAAYLRAEFGSICDGVVPEGMDGEYAEGEIVKPEQLRVSESGRVSLCHRHKPEYEEPSEYLENHVFTR from the coding sequence ATGAGCGAATCCGCAAGTGAGTTCGAGACGACCGTCGCCACTGGCCAGACGCTGGTCGAGGTGAACAACCTGAAGACCTACTACGAGAGCAGCGGGCTTCTCGGAGGCAACCCGGTCAAGGCAGTCGACGGCGTCAACTTCGAAATCAAGAAGGGCGAGACTCTCGGTCTCGTCGGCGAATCGGGCTGTGGGAAGACCACGCTCGGGCGCACGCTCGTCCGCCTGGAGAAGGCGACGAGTGGCGAAGTCAAGTACAAGGGCACGGACATCACGAAACTGTCCGGCGACGACCTGAAGAACTGGCGGCGCAACGCTCAGATCGTGTTTCAGGACCCAGAATCGAGCCTCAACGACCGCATGACGGTCGGGGAGATTATCCGCGAACCGCTCGACGTCCACGGAATCGGAACACCCCGAGACCGTAGGGACAAGGTTCGGAACCTGCTCGAAACCGTGGGCCTGCGCGAGGAACACTACTACCGGTATCCCCACCAGTTCTCCGGGGGTCAGCGCCAGCGCATCGGCATTGCCCGCGCGCTCGCGCTCGAACCGGAGTTCGTCGTCCTCGACGAACCGGTCTCCGCACTCGACGTCTCCGTGCAGGCGAAGATTCTGAACCTGCTCGAAGACCTCCAGGAGGAGTTCGGACTGACCTACCTGTTCATCGCCCACGACCTCTCGGTGGTCCGGCACATCTGCGACCGGACGGCCGTGATGTACCTCGGCCACATCATGGAGATCGGCGATACGGAAGAGCTGTTCAACGACCCGGCGAATCCGTACACGCTGTCGCTGCTCTCTGCGATTCCGGACCCGGACCCGACGGTCGAACGCCAGCGCATCACGCTTCGCGGCACGCCGCCGAGTCCGCGTGACCCGCCGAAAGGCTGTCCGTTCAGCACGCGCTGTCCGACGAAGATTCGCCCGCCGAAGTACCAGGACCTTGACGACGACATCTGGGACGGCGTCGAGTTGCTCCGCGAAATCGTTCGCGAGCGCACGCGCGCTGACAAATCCATCGGCGAACGAGCGCGCGAAATCCTCGGCATGGAGACGCGCTTCTCGAACATCGAGGAGATAAACCGCGAGGTGTTCGGCGACCTGACCGTACCAGCACAGATTCGCGAGCATCTGGACGAAGCCGAGGAACTCGTGGCGAACGGCAACGAGAAAGAGGCCGCCGCCTATCTCAGAGCAGAGTTCGGTAGCATCTGTGACGGCGTCGTGCCAGAGGGCATGGACGGAGAGTACGCAGAAGGCGAAATCGTGAAACCGGAGCAACTGCGCGTCAGCGAATCCGGTCGCGTGAGCCTCTGTCACCGGCACAAACCGGAGTACGAAGAGCCGTCTGAGTACTTAGAAAACCACGTCTTCACTCGATGA
- a CDS encoding ABC transporter ATP-binding protein, which translates to MSSMDELQDTRQRETGEPVLSVSNLRTAFFTDKEVIRAVDGISFDIREGETVGIVGESGSGKSVTARSIMGIVDNPGKILDGSSIRFKGEELVGKTEAEYRKIRGRGISMIFQDPLTSLNPVYTVGNQIKEVLRLHRGLRGHEATEEAIRLLEAVSIPDARRRIDEYPHQFSGGMRQRAVIAMALASKPELIIADEPTTALDVTIQAQILELLEEIQEERGLSIMFITHDMGVIAEIADRVNVMYAGEIIESAPSVELFGNPKHPYTEGLLESIPGRHPGEKRLRTIKGEVPTPNEPATYCRFAPRCPKAFDECNSVHPVSVPVDESATNHTAACLLYPEDETTEDAVETHRARSGEYEQ; encoded by the coding sequence ATGAGCTCCATGGACGAACTCCAGGACACCCGCCAGCGAGAGACGGGCGAACCCGTCCTCTCGGTCAGCAACCTGCGCACGGCCTTCTTCACTGACAAGGAGGTCATCCGCGCCGTAGACGGCATCAGCTTCGATATCCGTGAGGGTGAGACCGTCGGTATCGTCGGCGAGTCTGGCTCCGGGAAGTCGGTGACCGCCCGCTCGATTATGGGCATCGTCGATAATCCGGGCAAAATCCTGGACGGGTCGTCGATTCGCTTCAAGGGCGAGGAACTGGTCGGGAAGACCGAGGCCGAGTACCGCAAGATTCGCGGACGCGGCATCTCGATGATTTTCCAGGACCCGCTCACCTCGCTCAACCCGGTGTACACCGTCGGGAACCAGATAAAGGAGGTACTGCGCCTCCACCGTGGCCTGCGAGGCCACGAGGCGACCGAGGAGGCAATCCGCCTGCTCGAAGCCGTGAGTATTCCGGACGCCCGCCGCCGCATCGACGAGTATCCACACCAGTTCTCCGGTGGGATGCGCCAGCGGGCCGTCATCGCGATGGCACTGGCGTCCAAACCCGAACTCATCATCGCCGACGAACCGACCACTGCACTCGACGTGACGATTCAGGCCCAGATTCTGGAACTCTTAGAGGAGATTCAGGAAGAACGCGGCCTCTCTATCATGTTCATCACCCACGACATGGGTGTCATCGCGGAGATTGCAGACCGCGTGAACGTGATGTACGCGGGCGAGATTATCGAGTCCGCACCGTCTGTCGAACTGTTCGGGAACCCCAAGCATCCGTACACGGAGGGGTTACTGGAGAGCATTCCGGGACGACACCCCGGCGAAAAGCGCCTGCGCACCATCAAGGGCGAGGTGCCGACGCCGAACGAACCGGCGACGTACTGTCGGTTCGCCCCGCGGTGTCCGAAGGCGTTCGACGAGTGCAACTCGGTGCACCCGGTTTCCGTCCCCGTGGACGAATCGGCAACCAATCACACCGCCGCCTGCCTCCTCTATCCCGAAGACGAGACGACGGAGGACGCAGTCGAAACCCACCGCGCACGAAGCGGGGAGTATGAACAATGA
- a CDS encoding ABC transporter permease, whose amino-acid sequence MSQNSVTEDVPLLQRIQENPRPALIWGAIMALLIALEFGALATTLIGFIGSLFDAIPGDTGASIAATLMDTAAKTAEIPTLTSRELIPNQGWQESANGPWVNTFMGLEPKWAWLIRVLLTYTYAFAFLGWVLMGYKVFRDNYRYADWTPRDDVVRRMKSHRWGQFGFTIVFLFVVMAIFAPTLGPTTFDANIDRPYQNQFKYFNEDTQSVQEVFVGDANLMTASRGAGSTNIQPWQYDDYGRFHPFGTMPTPGQDLFTFMVHGARVSLFIGLLSISISTFLAASFGLLTAYYKGLVDLATVVASDSIMSLPQLLILILLSVVFSDHWLSSIYNGGLLIALIFAGTGWPFLWRAIRGPAFQVSEQEWVDAARSYGQRSTVTMKKHMLPYILGYLLIYGSMTLGGIIIGTSALSFLGLGISPPTPEWGSAINAGQDYVTTQAWHVSLIPGILIVLVVTAFNALGDGIRDSLDPKSGVGETGGEAAAAAGGGGG is encoded by the coding sequence ATGAGCCAAAACAGCGTAACAGAAGACGTACCGCTTCTCCAGCGAATTCAGGAGAATCCACGTCCTGCGCTCATCTGGGGGGCCATCATGGCGCTCCTTATCGCGCTCGAATTCGGTGCCCTCGCAACGACGCTAATCGGGTTCATCGGCTCTCTCTTCGACGCGATTCCGGGTGATACGGGCGCTTCCATTGCCGCCACTCTCATGGACACGGCGGCGAAGACAGCAGAGATTCCAACGCTCACCTCTCGGGAACTCATCCCGAATCAGGGGTGGCAAGAATCGGCCAACGGCCCGTGGGTGAACACCTTCATGGGTCTCGAACCCAAGTGGGCCTGGCTGATTCGCGTCCTCCTGACCTACACCTACGCCTTCGCATTCCTCGGATGGGTGCTCATGGGCTACAAAGTGTTCCGTGACAACTACCGCTACGCCGACTGGACGCCACGCGACGACGTCGTCCGGCGGATGAAGAGCCACCGATGGGGTCAGTTCGGCTTCACCATCGTGTTCCTCTTCGTGGTCATGGCCATCTTCGCGCCGACCCTCGGCCCGACGACGTTCGACGCGAACATCGACCGGCCGTACCAGAACCAGTTCAAATACTTCAACGAAGACACGCAGTCGGTCCAGGAGGTCTTCGTCGGAGACGCGAACCTGATGACCGCCTCGCGCGGTGCCGGCAGTACGAACATCCAGCCGTGGCAGTACGACGACTATGGCCGGTTCCACCCGTTCGGCACGATGCCGACACCCGGGCAAGACCTGTTTACCTTCATGGTCCATGGGGCAAGGGTGTCGCTATTCATCGGCCTCTTGTCCATCTCCATTAGTACGTTCCTCGCGGCCAGTTTCGGCCTGCTGACGGCGTACTACAAGGGCCTCGTGGACCTTGCGACTGTGGTGGCGAGTGACTCCATCATGAGCCTGCCACAGTTGCTCATCCTCATCTTGCTCTCTGTGGTGTTCTCAGACCACTGGCTATCGAGCATCTACAACGGTGGCTTGCTCATCGCGCTCATCTTCGCCGGGACGGGCTGGCCGTTCCTCTGGCGTGCCATCCGTGGGCCAGCGTTCCAGGTCTCCGAGCAGGAGTGGGTGGACGCCGCCCGCAGTTACGGCCAACGCTCGACCGTGACGATGAAAAAACACATGTTGCCGTACATCCTCGGCTACCTGCTCATCTACGGGTCGATGACCCTCGGTGGCATCATCATCGGCACGTCCGCCCTCTCGTTCCTCGGGCTCGGCATCTCGCCGCCGACCCCTGAGTGGGGCAGTGCCATCAACGCCGGGCAGGACTACGTGACCACTCAGGCGTGGCACGTCTCGCTCATCCCCGGCATCCTCATCGTGCTCGTCGTGACGGCGTTCAACGCCCTCGGCGACGGCATCCGCGACTCGCTTGACCCGAAGAGTGGTGTTGGCGAGACTGGTGGTGAGGCTGCTGCCGCTGCCGGAGGTGGTGGTGGATGA
- a CDS encoding ABC transporter permease, translating to MSRWSYFLRRVLLAIPILVFSSSITFLIIRVGPVDPVASILGPTGSAEAYHEIAVRLGLETPSGAPVPIWEQYFQFLWDLFTFNLGQSWVISPDTTVYEVIATRAPRTIWLGFWSVLIAIFIGIPLGFYAGLHPNTWSDYVASFGGIVWRAMPNFWLAVILVSLLTQSQKVLFGFNWSAWIVETDIIRAPPLTNLSDPERLLTAIKQIMPAALVLGSSSMGNEMRIGRTAVLETINSNYVETARAKGLPRRAIVWKHVFRNALIPLVPIITGEAFLLIGGSVLVETVFAINGIGKLFFDATVQGDLPLVGSLMYIFILLTLSVNILQDFLYTIIDPRVGYDNN from the coding sequence GTGAGCCGCTGGAGTTACTTCCTCCGACGGGTACTGCTCGCAATTCCAATCCTCGTGTTCTCGAGTTCGATTACCTTCCTCATCATCCGGGTTGGTCCGGTCGACCCAGTCGCGTCGATTCTCGGCCCGACCGGGTCCGCGGAAGCGTATCACGAAATTGCCGTCCGCCTTGGTCTCGAAACACCGAGCGGTGCGCCGGTCCCCATCTGGGAACAGTACTTCCAATTCCTCTGGGACCTCTTCACGTTCAACCTCGGCCAGTCGTGGGTTATCTCCCCCGACACGACCGTCTACGAAGTTATCGCCACGCGTGCGCCTCGCACCATCTGGCTCGGCTTCTGGTCTGTTCTCATCGCCATCTTCATCGGCATCCCGCTCGGCTTCTACGCCGGCCTCCACCCCAACACCTGGAGCGACTACGTCGCTTCCTTCGGTGGGATTGTGTGGCGTGCGATGCCGAACTTCTGGCTCGCCGTCATTCTGGTGAGTTTGCTCACGCAGTCACAGAAAGTATTGTTCGGCTTCAACTGGAGTGCGTGGATCGTCGAAACAGACATCATTCGGGCACCACCACTCACCAACCTCTCTGACCCAGAGCGACTGCTCACCGCGATAAAGCAAATCATGCCCGCAGCACTGGTGCTCGGGTCGTCGTCGATGGGTAACGAGATGCGTATCGGCCGGACGGCGGTTCTCGAAACCATCAACTCGAACTACGTCGAGACGGCCCGCGCGAAGGGCCTGCCTCGCCGCGCAATCGTCTGGAAGCACGTGTTCCGCAACGCGCTCATCCCGCTGGTGCCCATCATCACGGGTGAAGCGTTCCTCCTCATCGGCGGGTCCGTGCTCGTCGAGACAGTGTTCGCCATCAACGGCATCGGCAAACTGTTCTTCGACGCGACCGTCCAAGGCGACCTCCCACTCGTGGGGTCGCTGATGTACATCTTCATCCTGCTCACGCTCTCCGTGAACATCCTGCAGGACTTCCTGTACACCATCATCGACCCACGAGTCGGCTACGATAACAACTAA
- a CDS encoding ABC transporter substrate-binding protein gives MTDSNSLNRRRFLQATGAAATATALAGCTGGGGEDDTTTTGDGQTTTGGGDTTTTATMEPQTGGTLNLINSTMTTLDPIKATDTASGRVIRQIFDNLMLYPNGETAVVQSLAEDYTTNDDFTQYTFTLKDATYHNGNSVTASDFVYSWERLAASENSRRTYFILDSLGVVHETDGDGNYSPGSMAVEASSETELTFELEQAFASTLAMLAYSSFACIPEGIVGDIEGYDGEMSQSDFATSNPIGCGPFTFGNWDQGSNATVTRYDDYHGDKAYLDSIKWEIIEDDNAAYEWSMDKKSDFLSIPTAQYDPGLVSVDTTDDLGRDIGTYGPVRNGETVNYVRVPEISTFYFGFNTANVPKAVRQAVAYVTNQKEFAEQVFKSRVAPAYHLTPPLIYPGAGNAYNQHAEESYPYGYNTADVQGAQQVMEEAGYGEDNRYSLTFTHYTSNTWSQIAQILQGRLGAAYIDLEIEQAEFAAMLERGRNGNLEAYTLGWIADWPGADNFLQLIYPPRTDTSQEGPLSYTNWSGTEASDRAKAAFERVLDNRAPTQEAQDIRNEAYVEMEEANWEDVVFVNTFHNLRERFYYNNVHVPVFGGMGTSRQMLNRTWKEQ, from the coding sequence ATGACAGACAGTAACAGCCTCAACCGACGTCGCTTCCTGCAAGCGACGGGCGCAGCTGCGACCGCAACGGCACTCGCTGGGTGTACCGGTGGTGGCGGCGAAGACGATACGACGACGACCGGCGACGGTCAGACGACCACGGGTGGCGGCGACACCACGACGACCGCCACGATGGAGCCACAGACGGGTGGCACCCTCAACCTCATCAACTCCACGATGACGACGCTCGACCCAATCAAGGCCACGGACACGGCCTCGGGTCGCGTCATTCGCCAGATTTTCGACAACCTCATGCTCTACCCGAACGGGGAGACTGCGGTTGTCCAGAGTCTCGCAGAAGACTATACGACCAACGACGACTTCACGCAGTATACCTTCACCCTCAAGGACGCCACGTACCACAATGGCAACTCGGTGACGGCCAGTGACTTCGTCTACTCCTGGGAGCGCCTCGCAGCCTCCGAGAACTCGCGTCGTACCTACTTCATCCTCGACTCGCTCGGTGTCGTTCACGAGACCGACGGCGACGGGAACTACTCGCCCGGCTCGATGGCCGTAGAGGCGAGCAGTGAGACGGAACTCACCTTCGAACTCGAACAGGCATTCGCTTCGACGCTCGCGATGCTCGCGTACTCCTCGTTCGCGTGTATCCCAGAGGGCATCGTCGGCGACATCGAAGGCTACGACGGCGAGATGTCCCAGTCCGACTTCGCGACGTCCAACCCAATCGGCTGTGGCCCATTCACGTTCGGGAACTGGGACCAGGGTTCGAACGCGACGGTCACGCGCTACGACGACTACCACGGCGACAAGGCGTACCTCGACAGCATCAAGTGGGAAATCATCGAGGACGACAACGCCGCCTACGAGTGGTCGATGGACAAGAAGTCCGACTTCCTCTCCATCCCGACGGCGCAGTACGACCCAGGCCTCGTCTCCGTGGACACCACGGACGACCTCGGCCGCGACATCGGTACCTACGGACCGGTCCGCAACGGCGAGACCGTCAACTACGTCCGCGTGCCGGAAATCTCGACGTTCTACTTCGGCTTCAACACGGCTAACGTGCCAAAGGCAGTCCGTCAGGCAGTCGCCTACGTGACCAACCAGAAGGAGTTCGCAGAGCAAGTGTTCAAGAGCCGCGTCGCACCGGCGTACCACCTGACGCCGCCGCTCATCTACCCAGGTGCAGGGAACGCGTACAACCAGCACGCTGAAGAGAGCTACCCGTACGGGTACAACACGGCCGACGTGCAGGGCGCACAGCAGGTCATGGAAGAGGCCGGCTACGGCGAGGACAACCGCTACAGCCTGACCTTCACCCACTACACCTCCAACACGTGGAGCCAGATCGCACAGATTCTCCAGGGTCGCCTCGGCGCTGCCTACATCGACTTAGAAATCGAGCAGGCAGAGTTCGCAGCGATGCTCGAGCGCGGTCGCAACGGCAACTTAGAAGCCTACACCCTCGGCTGGATCGCTGACTGGCCAGGTGCAGACAACTTCCTGCAGCTCATCTACCCACCACGCACGGACACCTCACAGGAAGGCCCACTGTCCTACACGAACTGGAGCGGCACCGAAGCCTCAGACCGTGCAAAAGCAGCCTTCGAGCGCGTCCTCGACAACCGGGCACCGACGCAGGAAGCACAGGACATCCGCAACGAAGCCTACGTCGAGATGGAAGAAGCGAACTGGGAGGACGTCGTGTTCGTCAACACGTTCCACAACCTCCGCGAGCGCTTCTACTACAACAACGTCCACGTGCCAGTGTTCGGCGGCATGGGGACCTCGCGTCAGATGCTTAACCGCACCTGGAAAGAGCAGTAA